One region of Azospirillum lipoferum 4B genomic DNA includes:
- a CDS encoding IS110 family transposase: MGRLVQPPAPPRTHRQHSSRRGRSALLCPNRGRRQGGVTQHKWSPGKPARFTCGTAHHWAREITALGHTVNLMPPAYVKPYVKRGKTDAADAEAICEAVTRPTMRFVAIKTIDQQAALMLHKTRDLLVRQRTMLVNGLRGHLAEFGIIAAKGLGGVKPIIEALHEAQDQLPELALHGIVEQLRHLGTEIERLEERILAWHRASDVSRRLATIPGIGPITASAIAAAVPDGTLFRSGRQFAAWLGLTPKAQSSGGKERQVGISKQGDGYLRRLLVVGATAVMRLARKDNASRSWATKLLERKPAKLAAVALANKTARIAWAVMTRGKTYEAPVAA; the protein is encoded by the coding sequence ATGGGTCGACTGGTTCAACCACCGGCGCCTCCTCGAACCCATCGGCAACATTCCTCCCGCCGAGGCCGAAGCGCGTTACTATGCCCAAACCGAGGACGTCGCCAGGGCGGCGTGACTCAACACAAATGGTCTCCGGGAAAACCGGCGCGGTTCACTTGTGGCACGGCGCACCATTGGGCTCGGGAGATTACGGCCTTGGGGCATACGGTGAATTTGATGCCGCCCGCCTATGTCAAGCCCTATGTGAAGCGCGGCAAGACGGATGCGGCGGACGCCGAGGCGATCTGCGAAGCGGTAACCCGGCCGACGATGCGGTTCGTCGCCATCAAGACGATCGACCAGCAGGCGGCTTTGATGCTGCACAAGACCCGCGATCTGCTGGTCCGGCAACGGACCATGCTGGTCAACGGGTTGCGCGGGCACCTCGCGGAATTCGGCATCATCGCGGCGAAAGGGCTTGGCGGGGTGAAGCCGATCATCGAGGCCCTGCATGAGGCACAGGATCAATTGCCGGAGCTGGCGCTGCACGGGATCGTTGAGCAACTTCGCCACCTCGGCACCGAGATCGAACGGCTGGAGGAGCGTATCCTGGCTTGGCATCGGGCCAGCGATGTCAGCCGACGCTTGGCGACCATTCCCGGGATCGGTCCGATCACCGCCAGTGCGATCGCGGCGGCTGTGCCGGACGGAACCTTGTTCCGATCCGGCCGCCAGTTCGCCGCGTGGCTTGGCCTGACGCCGAAAGCGCAGAGCAGCGGCGGCAAGGAGCGGCAGGTTGGCATCAGCAAGCAGGGCGACGGTTACCTCCGGCGCCTGCTCGTCGTCGGCGCCACAGCGGTCATGCGGTTGGCCCGCAAAGACAACGCCAGCCGAAGCTGGGCGACGAAGCTGTTGGAGCGCAAGCCGGCGAAGCTGGCCGCCGTAGCCTTGGCCAACAAAACTGCCCGCATCGCCTGGGCGGTGATGACACGCGGAAAAACCTACGAGGCGCCGGTCGCCGCGTAG
- a CDS encoding IS3-like element ISAli4 family transposase (programmed frameshift), with the protein MTKQASPKYAPEVRERAVRMVFEHEGEHASQWAAISSIAAKIGCTPETLRGWVRQAERDQGKRPGPTTDEQERIKALEREVRELRQANEILRKASAYFGPGGARPPVQEMIAFIDAHRAVHGVEPICRVLPIAPSTYYAHAARQADPSKAPARSRSDAVLREAIRRVWDANFQVYGVRKVWRQLRREGIDVARCTVARLMKQMGLKGAMRGKVVRTTISDRAASCPADRVNRQFQAPRPNALWLADFTYVSTWQGFVYVAFVIDAFARRIVGWRVSSTAHAGFVLDALEQALHDRRPAKGSGLIHHSDRGSQYVAIRYTERLTEAGVEPSVGSVGDSYDNALAETINGLYKTEVIRRRGPWRTLEAVEFATLEWVDWFNHRRLLEPIGNIPPAEAEARYYAQTEDVARAA; encoded by the exons ATGACGAAACAGGCATCACCCAAATACGCCCCTGAAGTGCGCGAGCGCGCGGTTCGGATGGTGTTCGAGCACGAAGGCGAGCATGCCTCGCAGTGGGCGGCGATCAGTTCGATCGCGGCGAAGATCGGCTGCACTCCGGAAACGCTGCGGGGCTGGGTCCGGCAGGCCGAGCGTGACCAGGGCAAGCGGCCGGGGCCGACAACGGACGAGCAGGAACGGATCAAGGCTTTGGAGCGTGAGGTGCGGGAGCTGCGCCAGGCGAATGAGATCCTACGCAAGGCGTCGGCGTATTTCG GCCCAGGCGGAGCTCGACCGCCCGTTCAAGAAATGATCGCCTTCATCGACGCGCACCGCGCCGTTCACGGGGTCGAGCCGATCTGCCGAGTGCTGCCGATCGCCCCGTCCACCTATTACGCCCATGCCGCCCGACAGGCCGATCCGTCCAAGGCGCCGGCCCGTTCGCGAAGCGACGCAGTGCTGAGGGAGGCTATCCGGCGGGTCTGGGACGCGAACTTCCAGGTCTATGGGGTACGTAAAGTTTGGCGGCAGTTGCGGCGGGAGGGTATCGACGTGGCACGCTGCACAGTGGCTCGACTGATGAAGCAGATGGGCTTGAAAGGAGCGATGCGTGGCAAGGTGGTGCGCACCACGATCAGCGACCGGGCGGCGTCATGCCCTGCTGACCGGGTGAACCGCCAATTCCAGGCGCCACGCCCAAACGCCCTGTGGTTGGCCGATTTCACGTACGTATCGACATGGCAGGGCTTCGTCTACGTGGCCTTCGTCATCGACGCCTTCGCGCGCCGCATCGTGGGCTGGCGGGTGTCCAGCACAGCCCACGCCGGCTTCGTTCTGGATGCGCTCGAACAGGCACTTCACGACCGCCGACCGGCCAAGGGCAGCGGCCTCATCCATCACTCCGACAGGGGATCGCAATACGTTGCGATTCGCTACACCGAGCGTCTCACCGAAGCTGGGGTCGAGCCTTCCGTGGGCAGCGTTGGCGATTCCTACGATAACGCGTTGGCCGAGACCATCAACGGTCTCTACAAGACCGAGGTGATCCGGCGCCGCGGGCCATGGCGCACCTTGGAGGCTGTCGAGTTCGCCACTCTGGAATGGGTCGACTGGTTCAACCACCGGCGCCTCCTCGAACCCATCGGCAACATTCCTCCCGCCGAGGCCGAAGCGCGTTACTATGCCCAAACCGAGGACGTCGCCAGGGCGGCGTGA
- a CDS encoding recombinase zinc beta ribbon domain-containing protein, with protein MKDPNTGKRVSRHNPESEWVVQEVPELRIVDQEVWDAVKARQKTFAFTVTKGEEPDGTLNDRRRPKHLFAGLVKCGCCGGGYSMISKNLLGCSTSRNKGTCRNLRNIRRDALEASVLNGLRTHLMDPALFKEFCDAFTREMNRLRIEQSANVIGHRKELERVQRELDRAIQAILDGVPGIQLKDKIGRLETRKAELIAMLSTASEPPPLLHPNMAEVYRQRIARLHERLQSEETKAEAVDILRGLVDRITLQPDGNGLAIVLRGDLAAMLSFAANTKLRREYEEARPPCGDRACLRSRIASIVGCGGRI; from the coding sequence GTGAAGGATCCGAACACCGGCAAGCGGGTGTCTCGACACAATCCCGAGAGCGAATGGGTGGTCCAGGAGGTCCCGGAACTGCGCATCGTCGATCAGGAGGTCTGGGACGCGGTCAAGGCTCGGCAGAAGACGTTCGCCTTCACCGTAACCAAGGGCGAGGAACCAGACGGGACCCTGAATGATCGTCGGCGCCCCAAACATCTGTTCGCGGGGCTGGTGAAGTGTGGCTGTTGCGGTGGTGGCTACAGCATGATCTCGAAGAATCTGCTCGGCTGCTCGACGTCACGCAACAAGGGTACCTGCCGGAACTTGCGGAACATCCGACGGGACGCGCTGGAGGCGTCGGTGCTGAACGGGCTGCGCACCCATCTGATGGACCCGGCACTGTTCAAGGAATTCTGCGACGCGTTCACCCGCGAGATGAACCGGCTGCGCATCGAGCAAAGCGCCAACGTCATCGGTCACCGTAAAGAATTGGAACGCGTTCAGCGGGAACTGGATCGGGCGATCCAGGCCATTCTCGATGGCGTGCCCGGCATCCAGCTCAAGGACAAGATCGGGCGTCTGGAAACGCGCAAAGCGGAACTCATCGCCATGCTGTCCACCGCCAGCGAGCCCCCTCCCCTTCTGCATCCGAACATGGCCGAGGTCTACCGGCAGCGCATCGCCAGACTGCATGAGCGCCTGCAATCCGAGGAGACCAAGGCGGAAGCGGTGGACATCCTCCGCGGCCTGGTCGATCGGATCACGCTGCAGCCGGACGGCAACGGATTGGCGATCGTGCTGCGCGGCGATCTGGCGGCAATGCTGAGCTTCGCCGCGAATACGAAGCTTCGCCGCGAATACGAAGAAGCCCGGCCTCCGTGTGGAGACCGGGCTTGTCTGCGATCGAGGATCGCAAGCATCGTTGGTTGCGGGGGCAGGATTTGA